From the Oceanicaulis alexandrii DSM 11625 genome, one window contains:
- a CDS encoding glycosyltransferase family 2 protein produces the protein MTDPRPELSIIAPMHNEAGNAARLAEEIYSVLKDRSHEIVLVNDASTDETLAELLAAKETIPTLRIVTHRKNAGQSRAIRTGVLAAKAPLICMLDGDGQNPPADIPTLIDALTAAPETTGMVAGRRVGRQDSAWKKTASRLGNGVRKALLNDDADDTGCGLKAFRRDAYLLLPFFDHQHRFLPALMKREGFDVGFRDVGHRPRTAGQSKYTNLGRLFASLSDMLGMMWLNSRARQPGGWDEA, from the coding sequence ATGACTGATCCCCGCCCAGAGCTGAGTATTATCGCACCGATGCATAACGAGGCAGGTAACGCTGCGCGTCTTGCCGAAGAAATCTATAGCGTTCTGAAGGACCGGTCGCACGAAATCGTTCTGGTCAATGACGCCAGCACCGATGAGACGCTGGCTGAATTGCTGGCGGCGAAGGAGACCATCCCGACGCTGCGGATCGTGACGCACCGCAAGAACGCCGGCCAGTCTCGTGCGATCCGCACCGGCGTTCTGGCCGCCAAGGCGCCGCTGATCTGCATGCTGGATGGCGATGGCCAGAACCCGCCCGCCGATATTCCGACCCTAATCGACGCCCTGACAGCGGCGCCGGAGACCACCGGAATGGTGGCGGGGCGCCGCGTGGGACGCCAGGACAGCGCGTGGAAGAAAACCGCCTCGCGGCTTGGCAATGGCGTGCGCAAAGCCTTGCTGAATGACGATGCCGACGACACAGGCTGCGGGCTCAAGGCCTTCCGTCGGGACGCCTATTTGCTATTGCCCTTCTTTGATCACCAGCACCGTTTCCTCCCCGCCTTGATGAAGCGCGAAGGCTTTGATGTGGGCTTTCGGGATGTGGGCCATAGGCCACGCACCGCCGGCCAATCGAAATATACCAATCTGGGACGTCTTTTCGCCTCTTTGAGCGATATGCTAGGTATGATGTGGCTTAACAGTCGTGCGCGTCAGCCCGGCGGCTGGGACGAGGCCTGA
- a CDS encoding hydroxymethylglutaryl-CoA lyase — protein MSRSIEIVEVGPRDGLQNDPVLLETSVKLDFIDRLIDAGVKRMEAASFVNPKAVPKMADSVAVMEQVHRHKGVSFIGLALNERGMRQAIESRCDEINYVMVASEGFGKRNQNATPQDTADLLDRIAVLAHDAGIPLSATISVAFGDPFDGEVDPAILGELAGRAAAAGATEIALGDTIGVATPWQVSKAVEIVRKAAPKARLRLHFHNTRNTAIANVYAAVEAGVDVIDASAGGIGGCPFAPKATGNVATEDVVYMLERGGFSTGIDLDKMIETAHWLEQVALKHPIESALSKAGPFPPR, from the coding sequence ATGAGCCGTTCTATCGAGATCGTTGAAGTCGGACCGCGCGACGGCCTGCAAAACGACCCGGTCCTGCTTGAAACCTCCGTAAAGCTGGACTTCATCGACCGGCTGATCGACGCCGGGGTCAAGCGCATGGAAGCGGCGAGCTTCGTCAATCCCAAGGCGGTGCCGAAAATGGCGGACTCCGTCGCCGTGATGGAGCAGGTCCACCGTCACAAGGGCGTGTCCTTCATCGGGCTGGCGCTCAATGAGCGCGGCATGCGCCAGGCGATCGAGTCGCGCTGTGACGAGATCAATTACGTCATGGTCGCTTCTGAAGGCTTTGGAAAGCGCAACCAGAACGCCACCCCACAAGACACCGCCGATCTGCTGGACCGCATCGCAGTGCTCGCCCATGATGCGGGCATCCCGCTTTCCGCCACCATCTCGGTCGCGTTCGGAGACCCGTTTGACGGTGAGGTGGATCCCGCGATCCTGGGCGAGCTGGCCGGACGCGCCGCAGCCGCCGGGGCGACCGAAATCGCGCTGGGCGACACCATTGGCGTTGCGACGCCCTGGCAGGTCAGCAAAGCCGTGGAGATCGTCCGCAAGGCCGCGCCGAAAGCGCGCCTGCGCCTTCACTTTCACAACACCCGAAACACCGCCATCGCCAATGTCTACGCCGCCGTCGAGGCAGGCGTGGATGTGATCGACGCGTCAGCGGGCGGGATTGGCGGCTGTCCGTTCGCTCCGAAAGCAACCGGTAATGTGGCGACCGAGGACGTGGTTTACATGCTCGAACGCGGCGGGTTCAGCACCGGCATTGATCTGGACAAGATGATTGAGACAGCCCACTGGCTCGAACAGGTTGCGCTTAAACACCCCATCGAATCCGCGCTCAGCAAGGCAGGGCCGTTTCCACCGCGTTGA
- a CDS encoding class I SAM-dependent methyltransferase, with protein sequence MRTDALDIARFYRTPPGRAARDMVQRRIQALWPDVEGLDMLGFGYAPPFLEPFSDRARRAIAFMPAAQGAVPWPAQGVGKGGLTMLGDEQRFGFKEALFDRVILVHALEEAADPARLLREVWRVMAPEGRLLVIAAHRSGLWSRVDSTPFGHGRPFSRSQLGGLLSDALFEPVAWSRALYAPPWRFACGPKTVRAFESTGERLWPAFGGLILSEAVKHVGAVRPGGATQRVRRKSLEGATRPALSPRSDTTSHSDEQKGAS encoded by the coding sequence ATGCGAACCGACGCGCTGGACATCGCCCGCTTTTACCGCACGCCCCCCGGCCGGGCGGCGCGCGACATGGTGCAGCGCCGGATCCAGGCGCTTTGGCCGGATGTGGAGGGGCTGGACATGCTCGGTTTTGGCTATGCGCCGCCTTTTCTTGAGCCGTTCAGCGACAGGGCGCGCCGCGCCATCGCCTTCATGCCCGCCGCACAGGGGGCGGTGCCCTGGCCGGCGCAAGGCGTGGGCAAGGGCGGCCTGACCATGCTGGGCGATGAACAGCGTTTTGGTTTCAAAGAGGCCCTCTTTGATCGCGTCATCCTGGTGCACGCTCTTGAAGAAGCCGCCGATCCGGCGCGTCTGCTGCGAGAAGTGTGGCGTGTGATGGCCCCTGAAGGCCGGCTGCTGGTGATCGCCGCGCATCGCTCAGGATTGTGGTCGCGTGTAGATTCAACGCCGTTTGGGCACGGCCGACCGTTTTCGCGCAGCCAGCTTGGCGGTTTGCTCAGCGATGCTCTGTTTGAACCCGTCGCCTGGTCACGCGCGCTCTACGCGCCGCCCTGGCGGTTCGCCTGCGGCCCCAAGACTGTCCGCGCGTTTGAGTCGACAGGTGAGCGGCTCTGGCCGGCCTTCGGGGGATTGATCCTCAGCGAGGCGGTCAAGCATGTGGGCGCGGTGCGTCCGGGCGGCGCGACGCAGCGTGTGCGCAGAAAGAGCCTTGAAGGCGCGACAAGGCCCGCGCTATCTCCTCGCTCAGATACGACCTCGCATTCAGATGAGCAGAAAGGCGCATCATGA
- a CDS encoding DUF2125 domain-containing protein, which produces MIGKPATDTPPSRLGLYVPFALLAAAILVHAVYWVMMSGRIHQSAQAWIEDKIEAGYAIEYSAMNVRGYPFRFTLHLSDNDVSAPASAGGWRISVEHATASAQFYNLNHWIVGLDERVVLDTVIGAEDAQYELLSEQAQFSLMTRNGVTRQIGAEITGLTVQALSGPQPLASAVDRLAMTGRMSETGELLSGFIVEGLRFDASRLDNPLQAAFGETVQLLQLDSVLTEFDTLSLEGDPLAWTRADGRLIIRQTRLDWGPAALTGSGEVTLDRQIRPAGRLSVVVSDPESLISALEDARLVYDEQGAALRLAAMMAPRRDEGIALPFLLQDGGLFLGPARIGDLGALN; this is translated from the coding sequence ATGATCGGCAAACCGGCCACCGACACACCGCCGTCACGGCTTGGTCTTTACGTGCCTTTCGCCCTGCTGGCGGCCGCGATCCTGGTGCACGCGGTCTACTGGGTCATGATGTCCGGGCGGATCCATCAATCGGCGCAAGCCTGGATCGAAGACAAGATCGAAGCGGGATACGCAATCGAGTACAGCGCGATGAACGTGCGCGGTTATCCGTTCCGCTTCACCCTGCATCTGTCTGACAATGACGTCTCGGCTCCCGCAAGTGCTGGGGGCTGGCGCATTTCTGTCGAGCACGCCACCGCCAGCGCCCAGTTCTACAACCTCAATCACTGGATTGTCGGCCTGGACGAGCGCGTGGTGCTGGACACTGTGATCGGCGCCGAAGACGCGCAGTACGAGCTGTTGAGCGAGCAGGCGCAGTTCAGCCTGATGACCCGGAACGGCGTCACCCGCCAGATCGGAGCCGAGATCACGGGCCTCACGGTGCAAGCGCTGTCAGGACCGCAACCGCTGGCCTCCGCCGTGGACCGCCTCGCGATGACCGGGCGCATGTCAGAGACCGGAGAACTGCTCAGCGGGTTTATTGTGGAAGGTCTGCGCTTTGACGCCTCCCGACTGGACAATCCGCTACAGGCTGCGTTCGGCGAGACTGTCCAGCTGTTGCAGCTCGACAGTGTCCTGACCGAATTTGACACCCTGTCTCTGGAGGGCGACCCGCTGGCCTGGACCCGCGCGGATGGACGTCTGATCATCCGCCAGACACGTCTGGACTGGGGCCCGGCGGCGTTGACGGGTTCGGGAGAGGTGACGCTGGATCGCCAGATCCGCCCGGCCGGACGGCTGAGCGTGGTCGTGTCTGATCCTGAAAGTCTGATCTCGGCCCTGGAAGACGCCCGGCTGGTCTATGACGAACAGGGCGCAGCCTTGCGCCTCGCCGCGATGATGGCGCCGCGTCGGGATGAGGGCATCGCCCTGCCCTTCCTGTTGCAAGATGGCGGTCTGTTCCTGGGGCCGGCCCGGATCGGCGATCTGGGCGCACTGAATTAG
- the phbB gene encoding beta-ketoacyl-ACP reductase, with translation MRRTALVTGGTRGIGRAISIALKTAGYSVGANYAGNDEVATAFTEETGIPSFKWSVADYDACVEGLKEVESQLGPVDVLVNNAGITRDAPFHKMSPEQWREVIDTNLSGVFNMTHPVWPGMRERGFGRIITISSINGQKGQFAQANYSAAKAGDLGFTKALAQEGARKGITVNAICPGYIATEMVMAVPEDVRQQIISTIPVGRLGEAQEIARCVVFLSSDDAGFITGATLTANGGQYMA, from the coding sequence ATGCGGCGAACAGCTTTGGTGACAGGCGGTACACGAGGGATCGGGCGCGCAATTTCGATTGCATTGAAAACGGCGGGATATTCTGTCGGCGCCAATTATGCGGGCAATGACGAAGTCGCAACCGCATTCACCGAAGAGACCGGCATTCCAAGCTTCAAATGGTCAGTCGCCGATTACGATGCGTGCGTTGAGGGCCTCAAAGAGGTGGAAAGCCAGCTGGGTCCTGTGGACGTGCTGGTCAACAACGCCGGCATCACCCGTGACGCGCCCTTTCACAAAATGTCGCCTGAGCAATGGCGAGAGGTGATCGACACCAATCTCAGCGGCGTTTTCAATATGACCCACCCTGTGTGGCCGGGCATGCGCGAGCGCGGCTTTGGGCGGATCATCACGATTTCTTCCATCAACGGCCAGAAAGGCCAGTTCGCTCAAGCCAATTATTCCGCCGCCAAGGCGGGGGATCTGGGCTTCACCAAGGCGCTGGCGCAGGAAGGCGCGCGCAAGGGCATCACCGTCAATGCGATTTGCCCCGGCTATATCGCCACGGAAATGGTGATGGCGGTTCCCGAAGATGTGAGGCAGCAGATTATCTCCACGATACCTGTGGGTCGTCTGGGCGAAGCGCAGGAGATCGCGCGTTGCGTGGTGTTCCTGTCCTCTGACGATGCGGGCTTCATCACGGGCGCCACATTGACCGCCAATGGCGGTCAGTACATGGCCTAA
- a CDS encoding DUF4908 domain-containing protein, with amino-acid sequence MKRGIFGLLVIGAGLCALGTAEGVAQPNPFRRMLGQEVQAVERSLWFERADGRGGFIFDRSARMPLIQADSDDEVLAVHQARAAGGGEVWLTDTGRVMLRQSNLGGWTYFPSDRPDGVIVEPVGQARGFEVQPMEDSALERAATDMAQALAELSRNEVRAELTALDPEGNAYMADAMRMVRRGADLAPRRSVRDLQVVRLGVGERPRVSYDGQVLDISITPSMGYGGRPSSALIRQSLESQSR; translated from the coding sequence ATGAAACGTGGTATTTTTGGCCTTCTTGTCATTGGCGCCGGGCTATGTGCGCTGGGGACTGCAGAAGGCGTCGCTCAACCCAACCCGTTCCGGCGCATGCTGGGGCAGGAGGTTCAGGCCGTGGAGCGCTCGCTATGGTTCGAGCGCGCTGATGGTCGTGGCGGCTTCATTTTTGACCGCTCGGCGCGTATGCCGCTGATCCAGGCGGACAGCGATGACGAAGTGCTGGCCGTGCATCAGGCGCGCGCAGCGGGGGGCGGCGAGGTCTGGCTCACAGATACCGGACGCGTGATGTTGCGGCAGTCCAATCTGGGCGGCTGGACCTATTTCCCCTCTGATCGGCCTGATGGCGTGATTGTGGAACCGGTCGGCCAGGCGCGAGGTTTTGAAGTCCAGCCCATGGAAGACTCCGCACTGGAGCGTGCCGCCACTGATATGGCGCAAGCGCTTGCAGAGCTGTCTCGCAACGAGGTGCGCGCCGAGCTGACTGCGCTTGATCCTGAAGGCAACGCGTATATGGCGGACGCCATGCGCATGGTGCGTCGGGGCGCGGATCTGGCGCCGCGGCGCAGTGTCCGCGACTTGCAAGTTGTTCGGCTGGGCGTCGGCGAGCGTCCGCGCGTGTCCTATGACGGGCAAGTTCTGGACATCTCCATCACCCCGTCCATGGGGTATGGCGGGCGACCCAGCTCGGCCCTGATCCGTCAGAGCCTTGAGAGTCAGAGCCGCTGA
- the phaR gene encoding polyhydroxyalkanoate synthesis repressor PhaR, which translates to MTETKKSDVVTIKKYANRRLYDTSASRYVTLDHLRELVREGRDFKVIDAKSGDDLTRGVLAQIIFEEESKGETLLPVEFLRQLISFYGDSMQSMVPSYLQMSMDTLSRQHKAMRDKMTGAMGDAMGGNSMAMLEEQTKRNMAMFQQAMSMFTPFSTGAGMGDAPPAPASDNPRSDDVQSLRAELEAMRQKLDQLADKD; encoded by the coding sequence GTGACCGAGACCAAGAAGTCTGACGTCGTAACCATCAAGAAGTATGCGAACCGCCGCTTATACGACACGTCCGCAAGCCGTTATGTGACGTTGGACCATCTGCGAGAACTCGTCCGGGAGGGCCGTGACTTCAAGGTCATCGACGCCAAATCGGGAGACGATCTGACGCGGGGCGTTCTGGCCCAGATCATCTTCGAAGAAGAATCCAAGGGCGAGACGCTGCTTCCGGTGGAGTTCCTGCGCCAGCTGATCTCGTTTTACGGAGACTCGATGCAATCCATGGTCCCCAGCTATCTTCAAATGTCGATGGACACCTTATCGCGCCAGCACAAAGCCATGCGCGACAAGATGACCGGCGCCATGGGGGATGCGATGGGCGGCAATTCCATGGCTATGCTTGAAGAACAGACCAAGCGCAACATGGCGATGTTCCAGCAGGCGATGTCGATGTTCACGCCCTTCTCCACGGGCGCCGGCATGGGCGACGCGCCCCCCGCACCCGCCTCCGACAACCCGCGCAGTGACGATGTGCAATCTCTGCGCGCCGAGCTTGAAGCCATGCGTCAGAAACTTGATCAGCTAGCGGACAAGGACTGA
- the gloB gene encoding hydroxyacylglutathione hydrolase produces the protein MALEIRQFPCLQDNYGFLVRCSETGEVAVIDTPEAEVILEEAQTLGWPISAIWNTHHHWDHAGGNAAIAKATGAQIIAPRAEQATIGHVDQPVSPGDTVMLGDERAQVIDVGGHTLGHVAYWFEDAGVAFVGDSLFALGCGRMFEGTPEQMQAGLARLRNLPPETVIYCAHEYTQANARFALSIDPDNQALQSYARRVDALRADDQPTIPTVLAAECEANPFLRWDDEGLRARLGLQTASDAQVFAELRRRKDTF, from the coding sequence ATGGCGCTCGAAATCCGGCAGTTTCCCTGCCTTCAGGACAATTACGGGTTTCTGGTCCGGTGCTCCGAAACCGGAGAGGTCGCTGTGATCGACACGCCCGAAGCCGAAGTCATTCTTGAAGAGGCCCAGACGCTGGGCTGGCCGATCTCCGCGATCTGGAACACCCATCACCATTGGGACCATGCTGGCGGCAACGCCGCCATAGCCAAAGCCACCGGCGCGCAGATCATCGCGCCGCGTGCTGAACAGGCGACGATCGGTCATGTGGACCAGCCGGTCAGCCCCGGCGACACGGTGATGCTGGGCGATGAGCGCGCGCAAGTGATTGATGTGGGCGGCCACACGCTGGGCCATGTGGCGTACTGGTTCGAGGATGCGGGGGTGGCCTTTGTGGGCGACAGCCTGTTCGCGTTGGGCTGCGGCCGGATGTTTGAAGGCACGCCCGAGCAAATGCAGGCCGGGCTGGCGCGCCTTCGCAATCTGCCGCCGGAAACCGTGATCTATTGCGCCCATGAATACACCCAGGCCAACGCCCGCTTTGCGTTGAGCATCGATCCCGACAATCAGGCTTTGCAAAGCTATGCGCGCCGCGTGGACGCCTTGCGCGCAGACGATCAGCCGACCATCCCCACCGTTCTGGCGGCGGAGTGCGAAGCCAATCCGTTCTTACGATGGGATGATGAGGGGCTGCGGGCGCGCCTCGGCCTTCAAACGGCCAGCGATGCGCAAGTTTTCGCCGAATTGCGGCGGCGCAAGGACACGTTCTGA
- a CDS encoding ArnT family glycosyltransferase, with amino-acid sequence MSLQDRLINTEWASLFIAGLALIASLLGVFTLPVLDRDEARFAQASAQMLESGDFVEIRFQDEPRHKKPIGIYWLQSLSVAVTTGPEARDIWAYRLPSALGAILAALSAFWAGRRLYDHRTGVFAGALVSVTLLLASEGGIAKTDALLCAMTGLSFLALVEVWLAKTDSHRRRWAMLMWVFVALGALIKGPVTPAMMGLAVVTLCALERRVIWLKVFFYWPGPVLAALILLPWLIGVQIATDGAFLSDALGGDMAPKLVSGHEGHGAPPGSHLLLLPILFLPAIVSLPTGLASLVKDWRDQTQDAQAARLLVAFIAPAWLLVELIPTKLPHYPLPIYPALAVIAGLGLARWGRVKRRWRLVGLGLLGLGVLLASGLLIALAWRFSGAQWAAFLATGIMVFCGLAATFALYMRRYDLALIGLVVIGLSWHGLGRGVVAPSAEILFPSGPAAAEVADMRALVGDAELVSTYTEPSFVFLTRGAVHLRDADEIAADLAAGRLDFSTPRLYVFDLSRWSDNAAETLRPFVQRACAVRLVDGFNYSRGDDTVLLIAATGCDASAAETSGSRP; translated from the coding sequence ATGTCGTTGCAAGATCGCCTGATAAACACCGAATGGGCCAGCCTGTTCATCGCCGGCCTGGCCCTGATCGCCAGTCTTCTGGGCGTATTTACCTTGCCCGTGCTCGACCGCGACGAAGCGCGCTTCGCTCAGGCCAGCGCGCAAATGCTTGAAAGCGGTGATTTCGTCGAGATCCGGTTTCAGGACGAGCCGCGCCACAAAAAGCCCATCGGGATCTACTGGCTGCAAAGCCTGAGCGTCGCGGTGACCACCGGGCCGGAGGCGCGTGACATCTGGGCCTACCGACTGCCATCGGCGCTCGGTGCGATCCTGGCTGCGCTGAGCGCCTTCTGGGCGGGCCGGCGCCTTTACGATCATCGCACGGGCGTCTTCGCCGGGGCGCTGGTGTCCGTCACGTTATTGCTGGCGTCGGAAGGCGGCATCGCCAAGACCGACGCGCTTCTGTGCGCCATGACCGGGCTGAGCTTTCTCGCCCTTGTCGAGGTCTGGTTGGCGAAAACGGACTCTCACCGCCGCCGCTGGGCGATGTTGATGTGGGTGTTTGTGGCGTTGGGAGCGCTCATCAAGGGCCCGGTAACACCCGCCATGATGGGGCTGGCGGTGGTGACGCTTTGCGCGCTCGAACGCCGCGTGATCTGGCTGAAAGTGTTCTTCTACTGGCCGGGCCCGGTGCTGGCCGCGCTGATCCTTCTGCCCTGGCTGATCGGCGTTCAGATTGCGACGGACGGCGCCTTCCTGTCCGACGCGCTGGGCGGCGACATGGCGCCCAAGCTGGTCTCTGGCCATGAAGGCCATGGCGCGCCGCCGGGCAGTCATCTGTTGCTCCTCCCCATTCTGTTCCTGCCCGCGATCGTCAGCCTGCCTACGGGACTGGCGAGCCTGGTCAAGGATTGGCGCGACCAGACGCAAGACGCACAAGCCGCGCGCCTTCTAGTCGCCTTTATCGCGCCTGCCTGGCTGCTGGTGGAGCTGATCCCCACCAAGCTGCCCCACTACCCCTTGCCGATCTATCCCGCCCTCGCCGTCATCGCCGGGCTCGGTCTGGCCCGCTGGGGGCGGGTGAAACGCCGCTGGCGGCTTGTGGGGCTGGGATTGCTGGGTCTGGGCGTCCTTTTGGCGAGCGGCCTTCTGATCGCGCTCGCCTGGCGGTTTTCCGGCGCGCAATGGGCGGCCTTTCTGGCGACCGGGATCATGGTGTTTTGCGGGCTCGCGGCGACCTTCGCGCTTTACATGCGACGCTATGATCTGGCGTTGATCGGTCTGGTGGTGATCGGGCTCAGCTGGCATGGGCTGGGCCGGGGCGTGGTCGCGCCATCGGCCGAAATCCTGTTCCCCTCCGGCCCCGCAGCAGCGGAAGTCGCGGACATGCGTGCGCTTGTCGGGGATGCAGAACTGGTCTCCACCTACACCGAGCCCAGCTTCGTCTTCCTGACGCGCGGCGCGGTGCATTTGCGCGATGCGGATGAGATCGCTGCAGATCTGGCGGCCGGGCGCCTCGATTTCTCCACACCGCGACTTTACGTATTTGATCTGAGCCGCTGGAGCGATAATGCGGCGGAGACCCTGCGCCCGTTTGTGCAGCGCGCCTGTGCGGTGCGGCTTGTGGACGGGTTCAATTATTCACGCGGCGACGACACGGTGTTGCTGATCGCCGCGACCGGCTGCGACGCCAGCGCCGCCGAAACTTCTGGGAGCAGACCATGA
- a CDS encoding cupin domain-containing protein, with protein MTPTGDLGVNEIIRMLGMRPHPEGGHYVETHRAEPGPDGRSRFTAIYFLLAADQVSAWHKVDAAETWLWQAGAPLSLSWSEDGVSARNQRLGPNLRSGERPQLVIPPHAWQTAESLGAWTLVSCLVAPGFEFEGFELAPKDWRPGPDGAP; from the coding sequence ATGACGCCAACCGGTGATTTGGGCGTGAACGAGATCATTCGCATGCTCGGCATGAGGCCCCATCCGGAGGGCGGCCATTATGTCGAAACCCATCGCGCCGAGCCGGGACCGGACGGCCGGTCGCGCTTCACCGCGATCTATTTTCTGCTCGCTGCTGACCAAGTTTCAGCCTGGCACAAGGTCGACGCCGCCGAAACCTGGCTGTGGCAAGCCGGCGCGCCCTTGTCGTTGAGCTGGAGCGAGGATGGCGTCTCCGCGCGCAATCAGAGGCTTGGCCCCAATCTGAGATCTGGTGAGCGACCGCAACTCGTCATACCGCCGCACGCCTGGCAGACGGCGGAATCGCTGGGCGCCTGGACTCTGGTCAGCTGTCTGGTCGCGCCCGGATTTGAATTTGAGGGATTTGAACTGGCGCCAAAGGACTGGCGCCCCGGCCCGGACGGCGCGCCCTAG
- a CDS encoding DUF305 domain-containing protein has product MTDNNKYWRFAAMIGTSSLIMFILMYFNTFAFEHLRWSETRFYMTFVMGAAMAVVMLSFMLGMYKNTKLNLGIYAGSALVFILALFLVRSQVTVGDQSYMRAMIPHHSIAIMTSERAALEDARVRQLADEIIQAQRREIEEMNWLIRDIAENGVAATNVEANARPVPEFGDDLTVQDAAGADTP; this is encoded by the coding sequence ATGACCGACAACAACAAGTACTGGCGCTTCGCCGCCATGATCGGGACGTCATCCCTGATCATGTTCATCCTGATGTATTTCAACACCTTCGCATTCGAGCATCTACGCTGGAGCGAAACCCGGTTCTACATGACCTTTGTAATGGGCGCGGCGATGGCGGTGGTCATGCTCTCCTTCATGCTAGGCATGTACAAGAACACCAAACTCAATCTCGGCATCTACGCCGGCAGCGCCTTGGTTTTCATCCTGGCGCTGTTTCTGGTCCGATCCCAGGTCACTGTCGGCGACCAGTCCTACATGAGGGCGATGATCCCGCACCATTCCATCGCCATCATGACGAGCGAACGCGCAGCTCTTGAAGACGCTCGTGTGCGCCAGTTGGCCGATGAAATCATTCAAGCTCAACGGCGCGAGATCGAGGAAATGAACTGGTTGATCCGTGATATCGCCGAAAACGGCGTCGCGGCCACAAACGTCGAGGCGAACGCTCGTCCGGTTCCAGAGTTCGGAGACGATCTCACCGTGCAAGATGCGGCAGGTGCTGATACGCCCTAG
- the hisC gene encoding histidinol-phosphate transaminase, whose product MTLQPRPGLLDIKPYVPGAAAPEGAVKLSSNENALGCSPKAAEAFKASASVLHTYPDGGATALREAIAKMENIKAEQIVCGAGSDELLQLIGKAYLAPGDKVVQSQYGFLVYRLVAMQSGAEIVSAPEKHYTADVDALIETAGDDAKIVFLANPNNPTGTWIPGSEIRRLREGLPESTLLVVDCAYGEFVDAPDYEDPLALVSEYDNVVVTRTFSKIHGLAGLRLGWMYGPKEVVDVIHRVRGPFNVNLPAIEAGVEAIQDVEFVAKSKAHNDQSLAFLTQQLGGLGLEVTPSVCNFVLVHFPETPGKTADDANKFLAERGLIVRGVQPYGLPNALRISVGLDAHNRAVVDALTAFTQG is encoded by the coding sequence ATGACGCTTCAGCCCCGTCCCGGTCTTCTCGACATCAAACCCTATGTGCCCGGCGCCGCCGCGCCCGAGGGGGCGGTGAAGCTGTCCTCCAACGAGAACGCGCTGGGGTGCAGCCCGAAAGCCGCCGAGGCGTTCAAGGCGTCGGCGAGCGTCCTGCACACCTATCCGGACGGCGGCGCGACCGCGTTGCGCGAAGCCATCGCCAAGATGGAGAACATCAAGGCTGAACAGATCGTCTGCGGGGCCGGCTCGGATGAATTGCTGCAGCTGATCGGCAAGGCTTATCTGGCGCCGGGCGACAAGGTCGTTCAGAGCCAGTACGGCTTTCTGGTCTATCGTCTGGTGGCGATGCAATCGGGCGCCGAGATCGTCTCCGCCCCGGAAAAGCATTACACGGCGGATGTGGATGCGCTGATCGAGACCGCGGGCGATGACGCCAAGATCGTGTTCCTCGCCAATCCCAACAATCCCACCGGGACCTGGATTCCGGGCTCGGAAATCCGCCGTCTTCGCGAAGGTCTTCCGGAGTCCACGCTGCTGGTGGTCGACTGCGCCTATGGCGAGTTTGTCGATGCGCCGGATTATGAAGACCCGCTGGCGCTGGTGAGCGAATACGACAATGTGGTCGTCACGCGCACCTTCTCTAAAATTCATGGCCTCGCCGGCCTGCGCCTGGGCTGGATGTATGGCCCCAAAGAGGTGGTGGACGTCATTCACCGCGTCCGCGGCCCGTTCAACGTCAACCTGCCGGCGATCGAAGCTGGCGTTGAAGCGATCCAGGATGTCGAGTTCGTCGCGAAATCAAAAGCGCATAACGATCAGTCGCTCGCCTTCCTGACCCAGCAACTGGGCGGCCTGGGTCTCGAAGTGACGCCGTCGGTCTGCAATTTCGTGCTGGTCCATTTCCCTGAAACGCCGGGCAAGACCGCTGACGATGCCAATAAATTCCTCGCTGAACGTGGTCTGATCGTACGCGGCGTACAGCCCTATGGCCTGCCCAATGCGCTGCGCATTTCTGTGGGGCTGGACGCGCATAACCGCGCTGTCGTGGATGCGCTGACGGCGTTCACCCAAGGCTAG